Proteins encoded together in one Pontiella desulfatans window:
- a CDS encoding IS3 family transposase (programmed frameshift) produces the protein MGRKRRTFTDKFKAKVAIEAIKGVKTLAELASEYQVHPNQISDWKKQLLSNAPDLFASGKKKQAQTEEELTAPLYEEIGRLKMDVKWLKKAMSLPLSTRRSWVEPGTDYSVRRQCRLAGVPRSGFYYDPAPETPENLLLMRLIDEQYLRHPEFGYPRMTDWLRDQDYDVNHKRVARLMQLMGIQAITPGPHTSKPAPRHKIYPYLLRNVDIERVNQVWSTDITYIPMRHGYMYLTAVIDWYSRYVLAWELSSTMESTFCVDALERALTQGNPEIFNTDQGSQFTSNAFTGVLLNENITISMDGRGRALDNVFIERLWWSVKYEKIYPACYADGHALHRGLDSYFKYYNHERKHSALDKRTPAEVFMEGAVRT, from the exons ATGGGAAGAAAACGAAGAACATTCACGGACAAGTTCAAGGCCAAGGTGGCGATTGAGGCCATCAAGGGCGTGAAGACATTGGCGGAGCTGGCATCGGAATATCAGGTCCATCCGAACCAGATTTCGGATTGGAAGAAGCAGTTGCTTTCGAATGCGCCGGATCTTTTTGCATCGGGGAAAAAGAAGCAGGCTCAAACGGAAGAAGAGCTTACGGCTCCACTTTACGAAGAGATCGGGCGTCTGAAGATGGACGTGAAGTGGCTC AAAAAAGCTATGAGCCTGCCGCTTTCAACGCGCCGCAGCTGGGTGGAGCCCGGCACCGATTATTCGGTTCGGCGGCAGTGTAGGCTCGCAGGCGTCCCCAGATCGGGCTTCTACTACGACCCCGCCCCGGAAACGCCGGAGAACCTGCTTCTGATGCGTTTGATCGACGAGCAGTATCTCCGGCATCCGGAGTTCGGCTATCCACGCATGACGGACTGGTTGCGTGATCAAGACTATGATGTCAATCACAAGCGGGTCGCCCGCCTCATGCAGCTGATGGGGATTCAGGCCATCACGCCCGGTCCGCACACGAGCAAGCCCGCCCCGAGGCACAAGATCTACCCTTATTTGCTGCGCAATGTGGACATCGAACGGGTGAACCAGGTTTGGAGTACGGACATCACCTACATCCCGATGCGGCATGGATACATGTACCTGACCGCCGTAATCGACTGGTACAGCCGCTATGTGCTCGCCTGGGAGCTCTCAAGCACCATGGAGAGCACGTTCTGCGTTGATGCGCTGGAGCGTGCGCTGACGCAGGGGAATCCGGAGATATTCAACACCGACCAAGGAAGCCAGTTCACCTCGAACGCCTTCACCGGTGTCCTGTTAAACGAGAACATCACCATCAGCATGGACGGGCGAGGCCGGGCGTTGGACAACGTATTCATCGAACGACTGTGGTGGTCGGTGAAGTATGAGAAAATCTATCCCGCATGCTATGCCGACGGGCATGCGTTGCATCGGGGCCTTGACAGCTATTTTAAATATTACAACCACGAGAGGAAGCACAGCGCTCTGGACAAACGCACCCCCGCCGAGGTATTCATGGAAGGAGCAGTCAGAACATGA
- a CDS encoding sulfatase-like hydrolase/transferase, producing MKNPFAVFMLATFMAASVWGAGRPNIVIIMSDDSGYTDLGCYGSEIDTPNLDQLAAKGLRLGNFYTNGRCSPTRASLLSGLDCAKVGFGGGVVGDWVREMPYPAHRARMPYDIPLLPELMKAAGYRTLMSGKWHMGGSTMKFHKSQQKQWKHYHQGWELTEEEMEQDFLGLPLQRGFDEYFGLYGAQDSLFFVPGQYHPMMEGNEPAKLKYDREYTMHCFSKRKDLNYNVNHGKTGKAFYATDGVTDRAIEMIRDAAGQEQPFMLYVAYRAPHKPLQAPDGLVRKYLEKYEDLDAIGTDRVAGLKKEKLYPEAAEYRKAWIPPAREEMRLQLAIHSAMIEKIDENVGRLVDTLDASGELDNTLVLYFSDNGAAAHLQGIMNAPYHGVKALMWEGGTKTHFIASWPGKIKPGTISHEQAWVGDILPTCLELAGADYPDTFRGKKTEALAGRSMLPILQGTSRDPAEALFFNDKGQQAIIFQGRWKLLIEPGWYLQTRDKPGIAYELYDLETDPAETRNLANEKPEMVQNLSKKCEAWIKECGIVDYAKLIELRPNDPY from the coding sequence ATGAAGAATCCATTTGCAGTTTTTATGTTGGCCACCTTCATGGCGGCATCGGTGTGGGGGGCGGGGCGCCCCAACATCGTCATCATCATGTCGGACGATTCCGGCTACACCGATCTGGGGTGCTACGGCAGCGAGATCGATACGCCGAACCTCGATCAGCTGGCGGCAAAGGGGCTGCGCCTGGGCAACTTCTACACCAATGGACGCTGCAGCCCGACGCGCGCATCGCTACTGAGCGGCCTCGACTGCGCCAAGGTTGGTTTCGGCGGTGGCGTCGTCGGCGACTGGGTGCGCGAAATGCCATACCCGGCGCACCGCGCCCGGATGCCGTATGATATCCCGCTCTTGCCCGAGCTGATGAAAGCGGCGGGGTATCGTACGCTGATGTCCGGAAAATGGCACATGGGCGGCAGCACCATGAAGTTCCATAAGAGCCAGCAAAAGCAGTGGAAACACTACCACCAGGGCTGGGAATTGACCGAGGAGGAGATGGAACAGGATTTTCTAGGCCTTCCGCTGCAACGCGGTTTCGATGAATATTTCGGCCTGTACGGCGCGCAGGACAGCCTCTTCTTCGTGCCGGGGCAGTATCATCCCATGATGGAGGGCAACGAGCCGGCCAAGCTGAAGTATGACCGTGAATATACGATGCATTGCTTCTCGAAGCGGAAGGACTTGAACTACAATGTGAACCACGGGAAAACCGGCAAGGCCTTTTATGCAACGGATGGCGTGACCGACCGGGCCATCGAAATGATCCGGGACGCGGCTGGCCAGGAGCAGCCCTTCATGTTGTATGTGGCCTACCGCGCACCGCACAAGCCCCTTCAGGCACCGGACGGGCTGGTGCGGAAATATCTGGAAAAATACGAGGATCTGGATGCGATTGGCACGGATCGCGTTGCCGGTTTGAAAAAGGAAAAGCTCTATCCCGAAGCGGCCGAATACCGCAAGGCCTGGATTCCGCCGGCGCGCGAGGAGATGCGGCTTCAACTGGCCATCCACTCGGCCATGATTGAGAAGATCGATGAAAATGTCGGGCGGTTGGTCGACACGCTGGACGCATCGGGCGAGCTCGACAACACCCTGGTGCTCTACTTTTCCGACAACGGGGCGGCGGCGCATCTCCAAGGGATCATGAATGCACCCTATCACGGCGTGAAGGCGCTGATGTGGGAAGGGGGCACCAAGACCCATTTCATCGCTTCCTGGCCGGGCAAAATCAAACCGGGCACGATTTCGCACGAGCAGGCTTGGGTGGGCGATATCCTGCCGACCTGCCTGGAGCTGGCAGGTGCGGACTATCCGGACACGTTCCGCGGCAAAAAAACCGAAGCCCTTGCCGGGCGCAGCATGCTGCCGATTCTCCAGGGCACATCGCGAGATCCGGCGGAGGCGCTTTTCTTCAACGACAAGGGGCAGCAAGCCATCATCTTCCAAGGGCGTTGGAAATTGCTGATCGAACCCGGCTGGTATCTGCAGACCCGCGACAAGCCCGGCATTGCCTATGAACTCTACGACCTCGAAACGGATCCCGCCGAGACCCGGAACCTTGCGAACGAAAAGCCGGAAATGGTGCAGAACCTCTCCAAGAAATGCGAGGCTTGGATCAAGGAGTGCGGCATCGTCGATTATGCCAAGCTCATCGAACTTCGCCCCAACGATCCGTACTAA
- a CDS encoding glycoside hydrolase family 2 TIM barrel-domain containing protein, producing the protein MNCEAMDFSKEWKFFLGEQENGQAVEFNDADWDTIDVPHDWSVEASFSEELEGATGYLPGGIGWYRKTFEAPHHPVAYLHFDGVYNQATVYLNGEKLGDHPYGYSPFYFEVSDKLKHGRNVLAVRVDHSRYCDSRWYTGSGIYRSVELLGAAKTHIPVWGTFVTTPKVSTEMATVQVQVEVRNPDGATVATSIFDPAGNHVAEHSMPASKAIIQSMEVANPMLWDVDGPNLYTAVTTVSVDGGAVDEYTTRFGIRTIRFDAAEGFFLNGKNRKIKGVCLHHDGGCVGAAVPKDVWRRRFAALKAGGCNAIRIAHNPGSSEFLDLCDEMGLLVQDEFFDEWDNPKDKRKNMNEQHDDYISRGSAEYFQEWAERDLKDTMRSHRNHPCIFQWSIGNEIEWTYPRNAEATGFFDADWSGNYFWEQPPHSIDEIKRLLKELPRGEYDIGETAQKLAKWTKALDTSRPVIANCILPSSSYESGYADALDIIGFSYRRVIYDYGHRHYPKLPVMGTENLAQWHEWKAIEERPFVSGTFLWTGIDYMGESNGQWPITTTRSGLLDRAGFEKGSFHMMKTLWSEEPHVHLTTQTLEKSPYHTNNGDLGETDPKAWERKLWVWHDVNTHWNYNDGEMVAVEVYSNCASVELFLNGESLGVKHLKDFDDRIYKWAVPFKAGKLEAKAVNVSDKLITAGIPVSIQLVADGCHVIAQLVDAEGTPVKTDEREISFDATGGRILGVDNGAPDSTQDYQSNKVATSQGRCLVVVEGTCNVSASAKGLAGAHIAVEAV; encoded by the coding sequence GTGAATTGCGAAGCAATGGATTTTTCGAAGGAGTGGAAGTTTTTCCTGGGTGAACAGGAAAACGGGCAGGCGGTGGAATTCAACGATGCGGATTGGGACACCATCGACGTGCCGCACGACTGGAGCGTGGAAGCCTCGTTCAGCGAAGAGCTGGAAGGGGCAACCGGATATCTCCCCGGCGGCATCGGCTGGTACCGCAAAACCTTCGAGGCGCCGCACCATCCGGTCGCCTATCTCCATTTCGACGGGGTCTACAACCAGGCCACGGTCTACCTGAACGGCGAAAAGCTGGGCGATCACCCGTATGGGTATTCCCCGTTTTATTTTGAGGTTTCGGATAAACTCAAGCACGGCCGGAATGTGCTGGCTGTGCGGGTGGATCATTCGCGCTACTGCGACAGCCGCTGGTACACGGGATCGGGCATCTATCGCTCCGTCGAACTCCTCGGCGCGGCAAAAACGCACATTCCGGTTTGGGGCACGTTCGTCACCACGCCGAAGGTTTCCACTGAAATGGCCACGGTGCAGGTGCAGGTCGAGGTGCGCAACCCCGATGGCGCCACGGTCGCAACGTCGATCTTCGATCCCGCCGGAAACCACGTGGCGGAGCATTCGATGCCGGCCAGCAAAGCCATCATCCAGTCGATGGAAGTCGCCAATCCGATGCTTTGGGATGTCGATGGGCCCAACCTTTACACGGCGGTCACAACCGTTTCCGTCGATGGCGGCGCGGTGGACGAATACACGACCCGGTTCGGCATCCGCACCATTCGTTTCGACGCCGCCGAAGGTTTTTTCCTCAACGGTAAAAACAGGAAGATCAAGGGCGTTTGCCTGCACCACGATGGCGGGTGCGTCGGCGCGGCCGTGCCGAAGGATGTCTGGCGCCGACGCTTCGCTGCGCTCAAGGCCGGCGGCTGCAACGCCATCCGCATTGCGCACAATCCCGGTTCATCCGAGTTTCTTGATCTTTGCGACGAGATGGGCTTGCTGGTGCAGGACGAATTCTTTGACGAATGGGATAATCCGAAGGACAAGCGCAAGAACATGAACGAGCAGCACGACGACTATATCTCGCGCGGCTCGGCGGAATATTTCCAGGAGTGGGCGGAGCGCGACCTGAAGGACACCATGCGGTCGCACCGCAACCATCCCTGCATTTTCCAATGGAGCATCGGCAACGAGATCGAATGGACCTATCCGCGCAACGCCGAGGCCACCGGGTTTTTCGATGCCGACTGGAGCGGCAACTATTTCTGGGAACAGCCGCCGCACTCCATCGACGAAATCAAACGTCTGCTCAAGGAGCTGCCCCGGGGCGAATACGACATCGGAGAAACCGCGCAGAAGCTCGCCAAGTGGACGAAGGCACTCGACACCTCGCGTCCGGTCATCGCCAACTGCATCCTACCGTCGTCGAGCTATGAATCCGGCTATGCCGACGCACTCGACATCATCGGTTTCAGCTATCGCCGCGTAATCTACGACTATGGCCACCGGCACTATCCCAAGCTTCCGGTCATGGGCACCGAGAATCTCGCCCAGTGGCACGAGTGGAAGGCCATCGAGGAGCGCCCGTTCGTTTCCGGCACCTTCCTTTGGACGGGCATCGACTATATGGGCGAATCGAACGGACAGTGGCCGATCACCACGACCCGTTCCGGGCTGCTCGACCGCGCGGGTTTCGAGAAGGGGTCCTTCCACATGATGAAGACGCTGTGGAGCGAAGAGCCGCATGTCCATCTCACCACGCAGACGCTTGAAAAGTCGCCCTACCACACGAACAACGGCGACCTCGGCGAAACGGATCCGAAGGCGTGGGAGCGGAAGCTGTGGGTCTGGCACGACGTCAATACGCACTGGAATTACAACGACGGAGAAATGGTCGCGGTGGAGGTCTATTCCAACTGCGCTTCGGTCGAGCTGTTCCTCAACGGCGAGTCGCTCGGTGTGAAGCACCTGAAGGATTTCGACGACCGCATCTACAAATGGGCGGTGCCGTTCAAGGCCGGCAAGCTGGAAGCGAAAGCGGTCAATGTGTCGGATAAATTGATAACTGCAGGCATCCCGGTTTCCATCCAACTGGTTGCTGATGGTTGCCATGTAATTGCGCAACTGGTGGATGCCGAAGGAACGCCGGTAAAAACCGACGAGCGGGAAATCAGTTTTGATGCCACCGGCGGTCGCATCCTCGGCGTGGACAACGGTGCGCCTGACAGTACGCAGGATTACCAATCCAACAAGGTCGCCACCTCCCAAGGCCGCTGCCTGGTGGTGGTTGAAGGCACCTGCAACGTGTCGGCGTCGGCCAAAGGCCTCGCCGGCGCGCACATTGCCGTGGAGGCCGTGTAG
- a CDS encoding beta-agarase, which translates to MRQLFQRARQSAYRRRLACSAFGLLALGACAQPLELVSLKEGALHADIDYLDSAISNNVGDTIEVHAIGKDAWPNVTFNAIGKPWNLKGYATVKADFTNLGSAPLQVGIRLDSAKAAETETPQHAQGFELLDPAETRTISVRLVSDGWVFTNAVELVGMRRAPGAELVDVANIGRIQVFAGHVKQPCLFAVSNLRAEGSVGQRSAEGFLPFIDTYGQTKHREWEGKIRAHADFAVLRTAEEQDLAQHPGRSDLGTYRGWTGGEKREATGWFRVEKVDGQWWLVDPEGYLFWSHGATCIDPNFGYTGIQGREDYFEGLPADDKPLGQFYSQSSWAPHGFYADKVPFKIFQFYKANLFRKYGENWKADFSDSVHKRIKSWDMNTIANWADREVYRGQRTPYVANFFIRGNRQLEGSHGYWGKFHDVFDPSFRASIQRTLKQRKREAKDPWCIGFFVDNELSWGYDGMSLAIDTLASPADQPAKIEFIGDLQAKYGDIATLNLAWGTRHASWEALLASREPPEAVRAGEDLRVFYRKTCNTYFGTIRDELESAAPNHLYLGCRFAWVNDAVAVAASEYCDVVSYNKYNHSVRGLRLPHQIDKPLMIGEYHFGATDRGHFHPGLREGADQLERAEKFKAYFTSALDNPQMVGVHWFQWVDEHAAGRADEENYNVGLVDICDTPYPEMVSAMREVGATMYESRTGKGN; encoded by the coding sequence GTGAGGCAACTCTTCCAGAGGGCGCGACAAAGCGCGTACCGCAGGCGTCTCGCCTGCTCCGCGTTCGGTCTGCTGGCGCTCGGTGCCTGTGCCCAGCCGCTCGAACTGGTATCGCTGAAGGAAGGGGCATTGCATGCGGACATCGACTATTTGGACTCGGCGATCTCCAACAACGTTGGCGATACGATCGAGGTCCATGCCATCGGCAAGGACGCATGGCCGAACGTCACCTTCAATGCGATCGGCAAGCCGTGGAACCTCAAGGGCTATGCCACGGTCAAGGCCGACTTCACCAACCTGGGCAGTGCGCCGCTGCAGGTCGGCATCCGGCTCGACAGCGCCAAGGCGGCGGAAACCGAAACGCCGCAGCACGCGCAGGGCTTCGAGCTGCTCGATCCCGCCGAGACGCGCACCATTAGTGTTCGGCTGGTTTCCGATGGATGGGTGTTCACCAATGCCGTCGAGCTGGTCGGCATGCGCCGCGCGCCGGGCGCGGAGCTGGTGGATGTTGCAAACATCGGCCGCATCCAGGTGTTTGCCGGGCACGTGAAGCAACCGTGCCTGTTTGCGGTTTCGAACCTCCGCGCCGAAGGTTCGGTTGGGCAACGTTCCGCCGAAGGCTTCCTGCCGTTCATCGATACCTATGGCCAAACCAAGCACCGCGAGTGGGAAGGCAAGATCCGCGCCCATGCCGACTTCGCCGTGCTGCGCACAGCCGAGGAGCAGGATCTTGCGCAGCATCCCGGGCGCAGCGATCTCGGCACATACCGCGGCTGGACGGGCGGCGAAAAGCGCGAGGCCACGGGCTGGTTCCGCGTCGAGAAGGTGGACGGCCAGTGGTGGCTGGTCGATCCCGAGGGCTATCTGTTTTGGTCGCACGGCGCAACGTGCATCGATCCCAACTTCGGCTACACGGGCATCCAAGGTCGGGAAGACTATTTCGAGGGTCTGCCTGCGGACGACAAACCGCTGGGGCAGTTCTATTCGCAGAGTTCCTGGGCACCGCACGGGTTTTATGCCGACAAGGTGCCATTCAAAATTTTCCAGTTCTATAAAGCCAACCTGTTTCGAAAATACGGCGAAAACTGGAAGGCCGATTTTTCCGACTCCGTTCACAAGCGCATCAAAAGCTGGGACATGAACACGATTGCCAACTGGGCGGACCGCGAGGTCTACCGCGGGCAACGCACGCCCTACGTCGCCAACTTTTTCATCCGCGGCAACCGCCAGCTCGAAGGGTCGCACGGCTACTGGGGCAAGTTCCACGATGTGTTCGATCCCTCCTTCCGCGCGAGCATCCAACGGACCCTCAAGCAGCGCAAGCGGGAGGCGAAGGATCCGTGGTGCATCGGCTTCTTCGTCGACAACGAACTGTCGTGGGGCTACGACGGCATGTCGCTCGCGATCGATACGCTCGCAAGTCCCGCCGACCAACCCGCCAAGATTGAATTCATCGGCGACCTCCAGGCCAAGTATGGCGACATTGCCACGCTCAACCTGGCCTGGGGCACGCGGCACGCTTCGTGGGAGGCCTTGCTGGCATCGCGCGAGCCGCCCGAGGCGGTCCGCGCCGGGGAAGACCTGCGGGTCTTCTACCGCAAGACCTGCAACACCTATTTCGGCACCATCCGCGACGAGCTGGAAAGCGCCGCGCCGAACCACCTCTATCTCGGCTGCCGCTTCGCGTGGGTTAACGACGCCGTGGCGGTCGCCGCGTCCGAATATTGCGATGTGGTCAGCTACAACAAATACAACCATTCCGTGCGCGGCCTGCGCCTGCCGCACCAGATCGACAAGCCGCTGATGATCGGGGAATACCATTTCGGCGCAACCGACCGCGGCCATTTCCACCCCGGCCTGCGCGAAGGGGCCGACCAGTTGGAGCGCGCGGAAAAATTCAAGGCCTATTTCACGAGCGCGCTCGATAATCCGCAGATGGTCGGCGTCCACTGGTTCCAGTGGGTGGACGAACACGCCGCCGGTCGCGCCGACGAGGAAAACTACAACGTCGGGCTCGTGGATATTTGCGATACGCCGTATCCGGAAATGGTTAGCGCCATGCGCGAGGTGGGGGCAACGATGTATGAATCCCGAACCGGGAAAGGGAACTAG